The following are encoded in a window of Pseudomonas graminis genomic DNA:
- a CDS encoding glucan biosynthesis protein D, translating to MNRRNLLKASMALAAYSALPASGLYAARALAAAADGDIEHFDFKTLQDNAKQMAGKPYVSTKQTLPPTLANMTPQQFNAIKYDAGHSLWNDVKGQLDVHFFHVGAGFKTPVRMYSVDPATQQAREVHFRPELFNYEASRIDQSQLKGDLGFAGFKLFKAPEIAINDILSFLGASYFRAIDSNKQYGLSARGLAIDTYAHSPEEFPDFTQFWFEKPTKDATRFVVYALLDSPSATGAYRFDIDCQADRVVMDIDAHINARADIEQLGIATMTSMFSCGTHERRMCDTLHPEIHDSDRLAMWRGNGEWICRPLNNPAKIQFNAFADKDPKGFGLVQTDHDFKTYQDTVDWYHRRPSLWVEPTTAWGEGSIDLLELPTTGETLDNIVAFWNPKVPVKAGMSMNYGYKLYWSPLPPVSTPLAQVHATRSGMGGFIEGWAPGEHYPDVWARRFAVDFNGGGLDRLPEGSGIEPVVTVSHGKVQDFNVLVLPDIKGFRVTFDWYPTSDSVEPVEMRMFIKTGDRTLSETWLYQYFPPAADKRRYT from the coding sequence ATGAATCGCAGGAATCTCTTGAAAGCGTCCATGGCGCTGGCAGCCTACAGCGCGCTGCCCGCCTCAGGTCTTTATGCGGCACGCGCACTGGCTGCGGCGGCCGATGGCGACATCGAACACTTTGACTTCAAGACCTTGCAGGACAACGCCAAACAGATGGCCGGCAAGCCTTACGTCAGCACCAAGCAGACACTGCCGCCTACCCTGGCGAACATGACGCCTCAGCAGTTCAACGCGATCAAGTACGACGCCGGCCATTCACTGTGGAATGACGTGAAAGGCCAATTGGACGTGCATTTCTTCCACGTCGGCGCGGGCTTCAAGACTCCGGTGCGCATGTACAGCGTCGACCCGGCAACCCAGCAGGCGCGTGAAGTGCATTTCCGCCCCGAGCTGTTCAACTACGAAGCCAGTCGCATCGACCAGAGTCAGCTCAAGGGCGACCTGGGCTTTGCGGGTTTCAAACTGTTCAAAGCCCCCGAGATCGCGATCAACGACATCCTGTCGTTTCTGGGCGCCAGCTACTTCCGGGCGATCGACAGCAATAAGCAATACGGTCTTTCCGCCCGGGGTCTGGCGATCGACACTTACGCCCACAGCCCTGAAGAATTTCCTGACTTCACACAGTTCTGGTTCGAGAAGCCAACCAAAGACGCCACACGGTTTGTGGTCTACGCGCTGCTGGACTCTCCCAGCGCAACGGGCGCGTACCGCTTCGACATCGATTGCCAGGCAGACCGCGTGGTGATGGACATTGATGCGCACATCAATGCGCGGGCTGACATCGAGCAGTTGGGCATTGCGACCATGACCAGCATGTTCAGCTGCGGCACTCACGAACGCCGCATGTGCGACACCCTTCACCCGGAAATCCACGACTCCGACCGGCTGGCCATGTGGCGCGGCAATGGCGAATGGATCTGCCGTCCGCTTAATAACCCGGCCAAGATCCAGTTCAACGCCTTTGCCGACAAAGACCCGAAGGGCTTTGGCCTGGTGCAGACCGACCACGATTTCAAGACCTATCAGGACACCGTGGACTGGTACCACCGCAGGCCAAGCCTGTGGGTCGAGCCGACGACGGCATGGGGCGAAGGCTCCATCGATCTGCTGGAACTGCCAACCACCGGCGAAACCCTGGATAACATCGTCGCGTTCTGGAACCCAAAAGTGCCGGTCAAGGCCGGCATGTCGATGAACTACGGCTACAAGCTCTACTGGAGCCCCCTGCCCCCGGTCAGCACGCCGTTGGCTCAAGTGCACGCCACGCGCTCGGGTATGGGCGGTTTCATCGAAGGCTGGGCACCGGGCGAGCACTACCCGGACGTCTGGGCGCGCCGTTTCGCCGTGGACTTCAACGGTGGCGGGCTGGACCGGTTGCCGGAAGGTTCGGGCATCGAGCCAGTGGTCACCGTGTCCCACGGCAAAGTCCAGGATTTCAATGTGCTGGTGCTCCCGGACATCAAGGGTTTCCGCGTGACGTTCGATTGGTACCCGACCAGCGATTCCGTGGAGCCGGTGGAAATGCGCATGTTCATCAAAACCGGTGATCGCACGCTGAGCGAGACCTGGCTGTACCAGTATTTCCCGCCCGCAGCGGACAAGCGCCGCTACACGTGA
- the lpdA gene encoding dihydrolipoyl dehydrogenase, protein MSHYDVVIIGGGPGGYNAAIHAGQKGLKVACIEGRETLGGTCLNVGCIPSKSLLHASELYEAATGEAFKKLGIEVTPTLNLTQMMAQKVESVTGLTKGIEFLFRKYKADWIKGWGRLAGPGKVIVTDAAGAETELTAKDIIIATGSEPTPLPGVTIDNKRILDSTGALSLSEVPRHLVVIGAGVIGLELGSVWRRLGAKVTVVEFLDHVAHGTDLEAGKTLHRSLSRQGMAFKLGSKVTSAVAADTGVTLTIEPAAGGEAEQIEADYVLVSIGRRPVTKGLGLETVGLEVDKRGVLPNKGHRTAVDGIWVIGDVTSGPMLAHKAEDEAGVCVERIVGKKGELNYNLIPNVIYTQPELASVGKTEEQLKEEDRAYKVGKFPFSANSRAKVNHGTDGFAKVLADERTDEILGVHLVGPSVSEMIAEYCVAMEFAASAEDIALTCHPHPTRSEALRQAAMAVGGHTTQA, encoded by the coding sequence ATGAGCCATTACGACGTTGTCATCATTGGTGGCGGCCCCGGCGGCTACAACGCGGCGATCCATGCGGGTCAGAAAGGCCTGAAAGTGGCGTGCATCGAAGGCCGTGAAACATTGGGCGGTACGTGCCTGAACGTGGGTTGCATTCCTTCGAAATCGTTGCTTCACGCCTCGGAGCTGTATGAGGCGGCAACGGGCGAGGCATTCAAGAAGCTCGGCATCGAAGTCACGCCGACGCTAAACCTGACACAGATGATGGCGCAAAAGGTCGAAAGCGTGACGGGCCTGACCAAGGGCATCGAGTTTCTGTTTCGCAAGTACAAAGCCGACTGGATCAAAGGCTGGGGCCGCCTCGCCGGGCCCGGCAAGGTCATCGTCACCGACGCTGCGGGTGCCGAAACCGAATTGACCGCCAAGGACATCATCATCGCCACCGGCTCCGAGCCGACGCCCCTGCCAGGCGTGACCATCGACAACAAACGCATTCTCGATTCCACCGGCGCGTTATCGTTGAGCGAGGTGCCCAGGCATCTGGTGGTAATTGGCGCGGGGGTCATCGGTCTTGAGCTGGGCTCGGTCTGGCGCCGGTTGGGGGCGAAGGTGACGGTGGTCGAATTTCTCGACCATGTCGCCCACGGCACGGACCTTGAGGCGGGCAAGACGCTGCATCGCTCGCTGTCGCGTCAGGGCATGGCATTCAAGCTCGGCTCGAAGGTCACCTCTGCTGTTGCTGCAGATACCGGCGTCACGCTGACCATCGAACCCGCCGCCGGTGGCGAAGCCGAGCAAATCGAAGCGGACTACGTGCTGGTGTCCATCGGCCGTCGCCCGGTGACGAAAGGGCTGGGCCTGGAAACCGTCGGCCTGGAGGTGGACAAGCGCGGCGTTTTGCCCAACAAGGGGCATCGAACGGCGGTAGATGGCATCTGGGTCATTGGCGACGTGACGTCCGGCCCAATGCTCGCTCACAAGGCGGAGGATGAAGCCGGCGTGTGTGTCGAGCGAATCGTCGGCAAGAAGGGTGAGCTGAATTACAACCTGATCCCCAACGTCATCTACACCCAGCCCGAGCTGGCCAGCGTCGGCAAGACGGAAGAGCAACTGAAGGAGGAAGATCGCGCTTACAAGGTGGGCAAATTCCCGTTCAGTGCCAACAGCCGCGCCAAGGTCAATCACGGAACAGACGGCTTCGCGAAAGTGCTGGCGGACGAGCGCACCGATGAGATTCTCGGTGTACACCTCGTTGGCCCCAGCGTCAGCGAGATGATCGCGGAGTACTGCGTGGCGATGGAGTTCGCCGCCTCCGCCGAGGACATTGCCCTGACCTGCCACCCCCATCCGACACGGTCTGAGGCGCTGCGGCAGGCAGCGATGGCTGTCGGGGGGCATACCACCCAGGCTTGA
- the hflK gene encoding protease modulator HflK, which produces MRVDLDDECVAPASLPRFQQAAVQSTRLSRLTYLTGAMGIIGLVVSLFVDLFSPNSLWTAVLTNSAASLLVLAGALQSAHVVSQWRAGVMAPPSAAASDDEALLNGDEQGWYDRVLGRISGAGTSMVGQVGLPVFWLAGWALLSLVSIGLIWNLALAGSNVGLVGNVIGGLLLLIAFALLVLERQFSNESEASWPEAEQVAQITKVAIGTLLVTAFCLFFSSVDRVWPARLAVLIGLLPGLVAVELLIRAFLSVFSPRNERLEPRLIASSFVAGLLRWPPRPLLALQNELHNRFGIDLRQIWAFTYMRRAFLPVLAVIIGLGWLLSGVHEIPIQGRGIYERFGKPVEVLEPGLHAGLPWPFGTVLAVENGVVHELATSVSEGAGAEQTLDPAEGPPPAIANRLWDATHINDKSQVIASGSGDKQSFQIVNMDVRFVYRIGLSDEAALAATYNSADIPSLIRSTASRVLVHDFASRTLDELLGEQRNDLAADIGDAVQRDLKKLDSGVEILATVVESIHPPAGAANAYHAVQAAQISAQALIARERGAAADQANVAQLHASMAHDQAAASSREVMATAQGADLRFSAEQQGYAKAGQAFLLEQYFSQLTQGLTHAKLLVLDHRLGGTSAPTIDLRSFTLPVDPAASTQSADQPSAE; this is translated from the coding sequence ATGCGGGTTGATCTGGATGATGAGTGCGTTGCACCGGCGAGCCTACCGCGATTTCAGCAGGCGGCTGTTCAATCGACACGTCTTTCACGGCTGACGTATCTGACAGGAGCGATGGGTATCATCGGTCTGGTGGTGTCGCTTTTCGTTGACCTCTTTTCTCCCAATTCGCTGTGGACGGCGGTGCTGACCAACAGCGCCGCGAGCCTGCTCGTACTGGCCGGGGCGTTGCAGTCGGCCCACGTCGTCAGCCAGTGGCGCGCCGGCGTCATGGCACCGCCCTCTGCGGCTGCCTCTGACGATGAAGCGCTGCTTAATGGCGACGAGCAGGGCTGGTACGACCGCGTGCTTGGACGCATCAGCGGTGCTGGCACTTCGATGGTCGGCCAGGTCGGATTGCCAGTGTTCTGGCTGGCAGGCTGGGCGTTGCTGTCGCTGGTCAGCATTGGCCTGATCTGGAACCTTGCCTTGGCAGGCAGCAATGTCGGCCTCGTCGGTAACGTAATCGGCGGTTTGCTCCTGTTGATCGCGTTTGCGCTGCTGGTGCTGGAGCGGCAATTCAGCAATGAGTCCGAGGCCAGTTGGCCTGAAGCCGAGCAAGTGGCGCAGATCACCAAGGTCGCCATCGGGACGCTACTGGTTACCGCGTTCTGCCTGTTTTTCTCTTCCGTTGATCGCGTATGGCCCGCCCGGCTTGCGGTGTTGATCGGCCTGTTGCCTGGGCTGGTCGCCGTCGAGTTACTCATCCGTGCCTTCTTGTCCGTCTTTAGCCCGCGCAACGAACGCCTTGAACCGCGCCTGATCGCCAGCAGCTTCGTTGCCGGCCTGTTGCGCTGGCCGCCGCGTCCGCTGCTGGCGCTGCAAAACGAACTGCACAACCGCTTCGGCATCGACCTGCGGCAGATCTGGGCGTTTACCTACATGCGCCGCGCCTTTCTGCCGGTGCTGGCGGTCATCATCGGCCTCGGCTGGTTGCTGAGCGGTGTTCACGAAATCCCCATACAAGGCCGTGGCATTTACGAGCGGTTTGGCAAACCGGTTGAAGTCCTCGAGCCGGGTCTGCATGCCGGTTTGCCTTGGCCGTTCGGAACAGTGCTGGCGGTGGAAAACGGTGTGGTTCACGAATTGGCGACCAGCGTCTCGGAGGGGGCGGGCGCCGAGCAGACCCTTGACCCTGCCGAAGGCCCGCCGCCTGCCATTGCCAACCGGCTGTGGGACGCCACGCACATCAATGACAAATCGCAAGTGATCGCCAGCGGCTCAGGAGACAAGCAAAGCTTCCAGATCGTCAACATGGACGTGCGCTTTGTGTATCGCATCGGATTGTCGGACGAAGCCGCGCTGGCCGCGACTTACAACAGCGCCGACATCCCCAGTCTGATTCGCAGCACCGCCAGCCGCGTGCTGGTGCACGACTTTGCATCCCGCACTCTCGACGAGTTACTTGGCGAGCAGCGCAATGATCTGGCGGCCGACATCGGCGACGCCGTACAGCGCGACCTGAAAAAACTCGACAGCGGTGTAGAAATTCTCGCCACCGTGGTCGAGTCGATTCATCCGCCAGCAGGTGCGGCCAACGCCTATCATGCGGTCCAGGCCGCACAGATCAGCGCTCAGGCGTTGATTGCCCGAGAACGCGGCGCGGCGGCTGATCAGGCCAACGTGGCGCAATTACACGCCAGCATGGCCCATGACCAGGCGGCCGCGAGTTCGCGAGAAGTGATGGCGACAGCGCAAGGTGCGGATTTGCGTTTCAGCGCCGAACAACAGGGCTACGCCAAAGCGGGCCAGGCATTTCTGCTGGAGCAGTACTTCAGTCAGCTGACCCAAGGGCTGACCCACGCCAAGTTGCTGGTGCTGGATCATCGGCTTGGCGGCACCAGCGCGCCGACCATCGATTTGCGATCTTTTACCCTACCGGTCGACCCCGCAGCGTCGACTCAATCAGCTGACCAGCCCTCGGCTGAATAA
- the hflC gene encoding protease modulator HflC, with the protein MSLFHSHDHHDHSGHDHSGHGHGGHHHGHHHGEASGPAVFPWRRAALAAVLIAFAVAAASLVQVRSGEATVITRFGNPARVLLDPGLSWRWPAPFEAAIPVDLRLRTTSSGLQDVGTRDGLRIIVQAYVAWQVQGDPDNVKRFMRAVQNQPDEAARQIRTFVGSALETTAASFDLSSLINTDANQVRIADFENQLRQQIDKQLLTTYGVRVLQVGVERLTLPSVTLNATVDRMRAERETIATERTAIGKREAAQIRSAAERDARIVEADATVKAADIEAQSRVEAAQIYGRAYAGSPQLYNLLRSLDTLGTVVGPGTKLILRTDAAPFRVLVDGPPTLDGKAGTQP; encoded by the coding sequence TTGAGTCTGTTTCACTCCCACGATCATCACGACCATTCCGGTCACGACCACAGCGGTCACGGCCATGGCGGCCACCATCACGGTCATCACCATGGCGAAGCCTCCGGCCCGGCTGTCTTTCCGTGGCGTCGTGCTGCGCTGGCGGCGGTGCTGATTGCCTTCGCGGTCGCGGCGGCAAGTCTGGTGCAGGTGCGCTCCGGCGAGGCGACGGTCATCACGCGCTTCGGCAATCCGGCGCGAGTGCTGCTCGATCCCGGCCTGAGCTGGCGCTGGCCGGCGCCATTCGAAGCAGCGATCCCCGTCGACCTGCGTTTGCGCACCACCTCGAGTGGCTTGCAGGACGTCGGTACCCGTGACGGCCTGCGCATCATCGTTCAGGCGTACGTGGCGTGGCAGGTGCAGGGCGATCCGGACAACGTGAAGCGCTTCATGCGCGCCGTGCAAAACCAGCCGGACGAAGCCGCGCGGCAGATCCGCACCTTCGTCGGCTCTGCACTCGAGACCACCGCCGCGAGCTTCGATCTGTCGAGCCTGATCAACACCGACGCCAATCAGGTGCGCATCGCCGATTTCGAAAACCAGCTGCGTCAGCAGATCGACAAGCAACTGCTGACCACCTACGGGGTTCGCGTCCTGCAAGTGGGGGTCGAACGTCTGACGCTGCCATCGGTGACCCTCAATGCGACGGTCGACCGCATGCGCGCCGAGCGCGAAACCATCGCCACCGAGCGCACCGCCATCGGCAAGCGCGAGGCTGCGCAGATCCGTTCTGCCGCCGAACGCGACGCGCGGATTGTCGAGGCCGACGCCACCGTGAAAGCCGCCGACATCGAGGCGCAATCCCGCGTGGAAGCGGCGCAGATTTACGGCCGCGCCTACGCCGGTTCGCCCCAGCTGTACAACTTGCTGCGCTCGCTGGACACCCTCGGCACCGTGGTGGGACCAGGCACAAAACTGATTCTGCGCACCGATGCCGCACCGTTCCGGGTGCTCGTGGACGGCCCGCCGACTCTGGATGGCAAGGCTGGAACGCAGCCATGA
- a CDS encoding SPFH domain-containing protein, producing MTEHDAAHIERPVVNSPWLQANRLAFLGLYVVTLLAAVGWAVSNVREIDPQNRAVVFRFGELDRVQNAGLLVAWPQPFEQVVLLPSADRVIERHVETLLRSPIALAADKITSFATPMSDALAGSGYLLTGDAGVVQLDVTAYYKVTDPREFVLQGEHVLPALDRLVNRSAVSLAAARDLDTILVARPELVGSDSQSAERRERLRGDLVQGINMRLGELTATGVGLGVEVVRVDVQSSLPAAAVNAFNAVLTASQQADQAVANARTDAEKLNQTANQQADRTLQVAHAQASERLAKAQTDTAAVTGLAQSMQNKSDPGLLLRIYRERVPAILKQAGSVTTVDPRDDSRLIIQGADK from the coding sequence ATGACCGAGCACGACGCTGCGCACATCGAGCGGCCGGTGGTGAACAGCCCTTGGCTGCAGGCCAATCGGCTGGCGTTTCTGGGATTGTATGTCGTGACCCTGCTGGCGGCGGTTGGCTGGGCGGTCTCCAACGTGCGAGAAATCGATCCACAGAACCGCGCCGTCGTGTTTCGCTTCGGCGAGCTGGACCGCGTGCAGAACGCCGGTTTGCTGGTGGCCTGGCCACAACCGTTCGAGCAAGTGGTGCTGCTGCCTTCCGCTGACCGCGTGATCGAGCGGCACGTCGAAACGCTGTTGCGCTCACCCATTGCGTTGGCGGCCGACAAGATCACCAGTTTTGCGACGCCGATGAGCGACGCGCTGGCAGGCTCGGGCTATCTGCTGACGGGTGACGCTGGCGTCGTACAGCTCGACGTGACGGCGTACTACAAAGTGACAGACCCACGGGAGTTCGTGCTGCAAGGCGAGCATGTGCTGCCGGCGCTGGATCGTCTGGTCAATCGCAGCGCCGTAAGCCTTGCTGCAGCGCGTGACCTGGACACCATTCTGGTGGCGCGTCCCGAGCTGGTCGGCTCTGACAGCCAGTCTGCCGAGCGTCGCGAACGCCTGCGCGGCGACCTGGTGCAGGGCATCAACATGCGGCTTGGCGAGCTGACGGCCACTGGCGTGGGTCTGGGCGTTGAAGTCGTGCGGGTCGACGTGCAGTCCAGTCTGCCGGCGGCTGCGGTAAACGCGTTCAACGCGGTGCTGACTGCCAGTCAACAAGCCGATCAGGCCGTGGCGAACGCGCGCACTGACGCAGAGAAACTCAACCAGACCGCCAATCAGCAGGCTGACCGCACCCTGCAGGTCGCCCATGCGCAAGCATCCGAGCGGCTGGCCAAGGCGCAGACCGACACCGCTGCGGTGACCGGGCTGGCGCAGTCGATGCAGAACAAGAGTGATCCCGGATTGCTGCTGCGGATCTACCGCGAGCGGGTGCCCGCCATCCTGAAACAGGCGGGTTCAGTGACCACGGTCGACCCCCGCGACGATTCCCGTCTGATCATTCAGGGAGCTGACAAATGA
- a CDS encoding cation-translocating P-type ATPase — MLTSREQRSAARQLTLAMLALGLLALGLVWRFFSPEQVGVSQLLLGAASLLVAIPVVSAGWHSLRYPSLHGITDQLIALAMLGAWATGDLMTAALLPIIMIFGHVLEERSVIGSQEAIQALGRLTRSHARLIDKDGAIREVDNGTLIAGDRVEVRAGDRVPADGLVISGQASLDTAPITGESVPLEARAGMEVFGGAINLDGLLRIEVTRIGNESTLGKVIALMQSAERSKPPITRLLEKYAGSYMVLVLLIAAVTWFITNNAQAMLAVLVAACPCALVLSAPATAIAGIAVAARHGILIRSSAFLEELADLTSLVVDKTGTLTYGSLRLQSVQAEEGAGDDVIALAASLGSASSHPVSRALATLVGKDHLLPLDDIRERQGLGVVAQTARGEAALGRPELFAQLGIATSPIPDHDGPIAGLALNGHFLAWMLLADSLKPEARQALSELRELGLGRQLLLTGDRQSVADSLGHEVGIGDIHAQALPEDKLNRVMSEIKKGFRPMVVGDGINDSLALKAGVVGVAMGAGGADIALASADIVLIGNDLRRLGTCVRLSRQCRHTLQVNVIIGLGWTLAIVAMAAFGVLGAAGAMIAAVLHNLSTLLVLGNAGRLLRFHEPIAKFHNPS; from the coding sequence ATGCTGACCAGCCGCGAACAGCGCAGCGCCGCCCGGCAGTTGACGCTGGCGATGCTTGCCCTCGGCCTGCTCGCGCTGGGGCTGGTCTGGCGATTTTTCTCGCCCGAGCAAGTTGGGGTCAGTCAGCTGCTGTTGGGCGCCGCCTCTCTGCTGGTGGCCATCCCGGTGGTCAGTGCCGGTTGGCACAGCCTGCGTTATCCCAGCCTGCACGGCATTACCGATCAACTGATTGCCCTGGCCATGCTCGGCGCCTGGGCAACGGGCGATCTGATGACCGCCGCGCTGCTGCCGATCATCATGATCTTCGGCCACGTGTTGGAAGAGCGCAGCGTGATCGGCTCTCAGGAAGCCATTCAGGCACTGGGCCGCCTGACCCGCAGCCATGCCCGGCTGATCGATAAGGATGGCGCGATCCGCGAAGTCGACAACGGTACGTTGATTGCTGGTGACCGCGTTGAAGTGCGCGCCGGTGACCGCGTACCGGCTGACGGCTTGGTGATCTCGGGGCAGGCCAGCCTCGATACGGCGCCCATTACCGGAGAGTCGGTTCCGCTCGAGGCGCGCGCCGGCATGGAGGTCTTTGGTGGCGCGATCAACCTCGACGGGCTGCTGCGCATTGAAGTGACGCGCATCGGCAACGAGTCGACCCTGGGCAAGGTCATCGCGCTGATGCAAAGCGCCGAACGCTCCAAACCGCCCATCACTCGCCTGTTGGAAAAGTACGCGGGCAGCTACATGGTGCTGGTGCTGTTGATCGCGGCCGTGACCTGGTTCATCACCAATAACGCCCAGGCTATGCTGGCGGTGCTGGTCGCCGCGTGTCCCTGCGCGTTGGTGCTGTCGGCGCCCGCGACAGCCATTGCCGGTATTGCGGTCGCCGCGCGCCACGGCATTCTGATCCGCAGTTCGGCCTTTCTTGAAGAGCTGGCTGACCTCACTTCGCTGGTCGTCGACAAGACCGGCACACTGACTTATGGGAGTTTGCGCCTGCAGTCAGTTCAGGCCGAGGAGGGCGCAGGTGACGACGTTATTGCGCTGGCGGCAAGCCTGGGTTCGGCGAGCAGCCACCCGGTCAGTCGCGCGCTGGCGACGTTGGTCGGCAAGGATCATCTGCTTCCTCTGGACGACATTCGTGAGCGCCAGGGGCTGGGCGTCGTTGCACAGACCGCCCGGGGTGAAGCGGCGTTAGGGCGGCCTGAGCTCTTCGCACAGTTGGGAATCGCGACCTCGCCGATCCCCGATCACGATGGCCCGATTGCCGGGCTCGCGCTAAATGGCCACTTCTTGGCCTGGATGCTGCTGGCCGACAGCCTCAAGCCTGAAGCACGTCAGGCGCTGAGTGAGCTGCGCGAGCTAGGCCTGGGTCGACAGTTGTTGCTGACGGGGGATCGGCAGAGTGTCGCCGACAGCCTGGGTCACGAGGTCGGCATCGGCGACATCCACGCCCAGGCGTTGCCTGAGGACAAGCTCAATCGGGTCATGAGCGAAATCAAAAAGGGCTTTCGCCCAATGGTCGTCGGCGACGGCATCAACGACTCGCTGGCGTTGAAGGCCGGCGTAGTCGGCGTCGCGATGGGGGCGGGTGGGGCGGACATCGCGTTGGCCTCCGCCGACATCGTGTTGATCGGCAATGACCTGCGCCGCCTGGGCACCTGTGTGCGACTGAGCCGTCAGTGTCGCCATACCTTGCAGGTGAACGTAATCATCGGGCTTGGCTGGACGCTGGCCATCGTCGCCATGGCGGCCTTCGGTGTGCTGGGTGCGGCAGGCGCCATGATCGCGGCGGTCTTGCATAACCTCAGCACGCTGCTGGTACTGGGTAATGCTGGGCGACTGCTGCGTTTCCACGAGCCCATCGCGAAGTTTCATAATCCCTCCTGA